Proteins from one Octopus sinensis unplaced genomic scaffold, ASM634580v1 Contig13513, whole genome shotgun sequence genomic window:
- the LOC115229691 gene encoding uncharacterized protein C3orf38 homolog, with protein sequence MNFTEAEKKDCCNLLNQLDDEVILSLTNTVTGRSIQVSSRKKAIDAILSFSMSARELLNRKKITRDYLKQYLLSQKVSVSGNSTKQDLISRILEYWSGERISYPAVQSPPREQTHLAEPKPRLPSSDVKQLGETFASWFYKLFNSGTESGLKD encoded by the exons ATGAATTTCACAGAAGCGGAGAAAAAAGATTGCTGTAATCTACTAAACCAATTAGATGACGAAGTCATTCTGTCGCTGACGAACACAGTCACCGGGAGATCCATCCAGGTCTCCAGtcgaaaaa AAGCTATTGATGCCATCCTCTCGTTTTCTATGTCAGCGAGAGAACTTTTGAACCGAAAGAAAATCACACGAGATTACCTGAAGCAGTATCTTCTCAGTCAAAAAGTTTCAGTGTCTGGTAATTCAACAAAACAGGATTTAATTTCTCGAATTTTAGAATATTGGTCTGGAGAAAGGATTTCTTATCCTGCAGTCCAATCCCCACCCAGGGAGCAAACCCATTTG gcAGAACCAAAACCCCGCCTTCCTTCTAGTGATGTGAAACAACTTGGCGAAACTTTTGCATCTTGGTTTTATAAATTGTTTAACTCAGGAACTGAATCTGGTTTGAAAGATTAG